Proteins encoded together in one Candidatus Nitrosocaldus cavascurensis window:
- a CDS encoding NUDIX domain-containing protein, whose translation MRRVHVVTSFVMHKGRILILRRSSRVKTMKHKWAGISGYIEQAEDALERAYREIEEETGIPRASLMLISTGREVEVVDEDNDTIWVVHPYLFESSSNDVRLDWEHDSYLWIKPEEISSFDTVPMLKEALESCLYKAY comes from the coding sequence ATGAGGAGGGTGCATGTTGTAACCTCCTTTGTAATGCATAAAGGTAGGATACTAATCCTAAGGAGGAGTAGCAGGGTTAAGACCATGAAGCACAAGTGGGCTGGGATCTCAGGCTATATAGAGCAGGCTGAGGATGCGTTAGAGAGGGCATACAGGGAGATAGAGGAGGAGACTGGCATCCCTAGAGCATCTCTTATGCTTATAAGTACTGGAAGAGAAGTGGAGGTTGTGGATGAGGATAATGATACCATATGGGTTGTACACCCATACCTATTTGAGTCTAGTAGCAATGATGTAAGGCTTGACTGGGAGCATGATTCATACCTCTGGATAAAGCCTGAAGAGATCTCATCATTTGATACAGTGCCTATGCTTAAGGAGGCTCTAGAGTCATGCCTCTACAAAGCGTATTGA
- the aroC gene encoding chorismate synthase, whose product MLGNVLGERLSMITFGESHGRCVGVVVDGCPAGLPLKEEDIQIKLDLRRPGQSIVTTQRKEEDRVEILSGVFNGYTTGAPICMLIWNKDQDSRAYEQIRFKPRPGHADYPAYIKYAGYNDYRGGGRFSGRLTATFVMAGALAEKLLAYTLGIEVIAYTLEIGGIRMDSNLSIDAKRLRYSNDVRCPDQRTAELMREAIIRARHDGDSLGGVVECIALNMPIGLGEPIFGALESDLSRALFSIPAVKGVEFGSGFHGSSVRGSENNDPYTVKDGKVVTTSNNAGGILGGLSNGMPLLLRVAFKPASSIAKTQSTVDLESMQSTEIVVAGRHDPCVVPRAVPVVEAMVAFILADHAIRAGMIKPVLNASK is encoded by the coding sequence ATGCTTGGTAACGTGTTAGGGGAGCGTCTCAGCATGATAACATTTGGGGAGAGTCATGGTAGATGTGTAGGGGTTGTAGTAGATGGTTGCCCCGCTGGCCTCCCCTTAAAGGAAGAGGATATACAGATCAAGTTGGATCTGAGGAGGCCTGGCCAGTCAATAGTTACTACTCAAAGGAAGGAGGAGGATAGGGTTGAGATACTCTCTGGGGTCTTCAATGGATACACTACTGGCGCACCTATATGCATGCTCATCTGGAACAAGGATCAGGATTCTAGAGCGTATGAGCAGATCAGGTTCAAACCTAGACCAGGTCATGCAGATTACCCAGCATATATCAAGTATGCTGGATACAATGATTACAGGGGAGGGGGTAGGTTCTCTGGTAGGTTGACTGCAACATTCGTCATGGCAGGAGCATTGGCAGAGAAGTTACTAGCCTATACACTTGGCATAGAGGTGATAGCATATACTCTTGAGATAGGAGGTATAAGGATGGACTCAAACCTATCAATAGATGCAAAGAGGTTAAGATACAGCAACGATGTAAGGTGTCCAGACCAAAGGACTGCTGAGCTTATGAGGGAAGCAATAATCAGAGCAAGGCATGATGGTGATTCCCTTGGCGGGGTTGTAGAGTGTATTGCATTGAACATGCCCATAGGGTTAGGGGAGCCAATATTTGGTGCATTAGAGTCTGATCTAAGCAGAGCATTGTTCTCTATACCAGCAGTTAAAGGTGTTGAGTTTGGATCTGGTTTCCATGGATCAAGTGTGAGAGGCTCTGAGAATAACGATCCATATACGGTAAAGGATGGTAAGGTTGTTACTACCAGCAATAATGCTGGTGGCATACTTGGAGGGCTCAGCAATGGTATGCCATTACTGCTAAGGGTTGCATTCAAACCAGCATCATCGATAGCAAAGACCCAAAGCACTGTAGATCTTGAGAGCATGCAAAGTACAGAGATAGTTGTTGCAGGGAGGCATGATCCATGCGTAGTACCTAGAGCAGTACCAGTTGTAGAAGCAATGGTTGCATTCATCCTTGCTGACCATGCTATAAGGGCTGGTATGATAAAGCCAGTGCTGAATGCTAGTAAGTGA
- a CDS encoding DNA topoisomerase I, with amino-acid sequence MKWRQLQHNGVALPPPYEPKGLSIRIKGEMIRLTPEQEEMAYAFAKKKDTQYVKDPVFLLNFLSDFLKLFPEKYRDARVEDIDFSEVYAYVDREKEMKSSMDKETRKRLASERKRLREQLKSIYGYAIVDGEKYEVANWMVEPPGIFMGRGEHPLRGRWKPRVEASDVILNLGEDAPVPEANWKAVVHDHDSIWLAKWIDKLTGKEKYVWLADSSRIRQERDKAKYDTAMRLAKQIGKVVARIEREMKARDEKRRKVATVCYLIYRLAMRVGDEKDADEADTVGASTLRVEHIKFNSNGNGKSIEFDFLGKDSVRWQKSITVEDEMDEIAYKNLEEFIANKKEGEEIFAGITSRHVNRFLSGIMDGLTAKAFRTYLATDVVKGYLLSVDGKINGGSDYLKVYHAKMANLQAAITCNHKRAVPKNFEESLRKKEERLKELMGKEVKTKKQEERLKERIEKLKLQIELAKQCRDYNLATSLRNYIDPRLFYAWCKYAGIDWASIYTASLQRKFQWVKHSNARWDAMLKAYGKDGKD; translated from the coding sequence ATGAAGTGGAGGCAACTACAGCATAATGGTGTAGCACTACCTCCCCCCTATGAGCCTAAAGGGCTCAGCATAAGGATAAAGGGTGAGATGATAAGGCTTACACCAGAGCAGGAGGAGATGGCCTATGCATTTGCAAAGAAGAAGGATACCCAGTATGTGAAGGATCCTGTGTTCCTACTCAACTTCCTTAGCGACTTCCTCAAACTCTTCCCTGAGAAGTATAGAGATGCTAGAGTAGAGGATATAGACTTCAGTGAGGTGTATGCCTATGTTGATAGGGAGAAGGAGATGAAGAGCAGTATGGATAAGGAGACTAGGAAGAGGCTAGCAAGTGAGAGGAAGAGGCTTAGGGAGCAGTTGAAGTCCATATATGGATATGCTATAGTTGATGGTGAGAAGTATGAGGTAGCAAATTGGATGGTGGAACCTCCAGGCATATTCATGGGTAGAGGTGAACATCCACTTCGAGGAAGATGGAAGCCAAGGGTTGAGGCTAGCGATGTGATCCTTAACCTTGGTGAGGATGCACCAGTACCTGAAGCGAACTGGAAGGCAGTAGTGCATGATCATGACTCCATATGGCTTGCAAAGTGGATAGACAAGTTGACAGGCAAGGAGAAGTATGTATGGTTGGCAGATTCTTCAAGGATAAGGCAGGAGAGGGATAAGGCAAAGTACGATACCGCAATGAGGTTAGCGAAGCAGATAGGCAAGGTTGTAGCAAGGATAGAGAGGGAGATGAAGGCTAGGGATGAGAAGAGGAGGAAGGTTGCAACAGTATGCTACCTCATCTACAGGTTAGCTATGAGGGTTGGGGATGAGAAGGATGCTGATGAAGCAGATACAGTTGGTGCAAGTACTCTAAGGGTTGAGCATATCAAGTTCAATAGTAATGGCAATGGTAAGAGCATAGAGTTCGACTTCCTAGGTAAAGACTCTGTTAGATGGCAGAAGAGCATAACAGTAGAGGATGAGATGGATGAGATAGCATACAAGAACCTTGAGGAGTTCATAGCAAATAAGAAGGAAGGGGAGGAGATATTTGCTGGGATAACATCCAGGCATGTTAACAGGTTCTTGAGTGGCATAATGGATGGGTTGACAGCAAAGGCATTCAGAACCTACCTTGCTACAGATGTTGTAAAGGGTTACTTGTTGAGCGTTGATGGTAAGATAAATGGAGGGAGTGATTACCTCAAGGTATACCATGCAAAGATGGCCAACCTTCAGGCAGCGATAACATGCAACCATAAGAGAGCAGTGCCAAAGAACTTCGAAGAGTCGTTAAGGAAAAAGGAGGAGAGGCTGAAGGAGTTGATGGGTAAGGAGGTGAAGACCAAGAAGCAGGAGGAGAGGCTGAAGGAGAGGATAGAGAAGTTGAAGTTACAGATAGAACTTGCAAAGCAGTGCAGGGATTACAACCTAGCAACATCCCTAAGGAACTACATAGATCCTAGGCTCTTCTATGCATGGTGTAAGTATGCTGGGATCGATTGGGCTAGCATATACACAGCATCACTACAGAGAAAGTTCCAATGGGTGAAGCATAGTAATGCTAGATGGGATGCTATGTTAAAGGCATATGGTAAGGATGGCAAGGATTAG
- a CDS encoding shikimate kinase gives MDRDTNSNTRIAMVNMHGAISIVNAIPTGKGSTLGIGLGVNVTVRMSSGQGRIVSNTGDVGFIHNIIKRIMPDDMLKHKDIAIEIRSRIPMGYGLKSSSAVSNAIALACHRLVVNDDNYGDEDNHDDARDWITARDLKVIDAAVSASIESRVSITGAFDDACACYFGGIFVTDNHARRILKHERVDENVNVVILLPMGIRRSDPMRLRHPLLVEHFNHAVRLAEDGRYWDAMILNGVLVSSLLSIPYNLVLDALEHGALAAGISGNGPAVTAITDSESKAKDIAYVWQNYGEVIRSKASNEKAVVSMVEG, from the coding sequence ATGGATAGAGATACCAATAGCAATACTAGGATTGCCATGGTAAATATGCATGGTGCAATATCCATAGTAAATGCAATACCAACTGGCAAGGGTTCAACCCTTGGTATAGGGTTAGGAGTCAACGTTACTGTGAGGATGAGCAGTGGGCAAGGTAGGATTGTGTCTAATACAGGAGATGTAGGGTTCATCCATAACATAATCAAGAGGATCATGCCAGATGATATGCTCAAGCATAAGGATATTGCTATAGAGATAAGGTCAAGGATACCTATGGGCTATGGTCTCAAGAGTTCAAGTGCTGTATCAAATGCTATAGCACTTGCCTGCCATAGGTTAGTTGTTAACGATGATAATTATGGTGATGAGGATAACCATGATGATGCTAGAGATTGGATAACTGCTAGAGATCTTAAGGTTATAGATGCTGCTGTCTCAGCCTCTATAGAGAGCAGGGTGAGTATAACTGGGGCATTCGACGATGCATGTGCATGCTACTTTGGTGGTATATTTGTTACTGATAACCATGCTAGGAGGATACTAAAGCATGAGAGGGTAGATGAGAATGTTAATGTTGTGATACTCCTACCTATGGGGATAAGGAGGAGTGATCCTATGAGGCTTAGGCACCCTCTACTTGTAGAGCATTTCAACCATGCTGTAAGGCTTGCAGAGGATGGGAGGTATTGGGATGCTATGATACTCAATGGTGTGCTAGTCTCATCTCTTCTATCTATTCCATACAACCTTGTTCTGGATGCCCTTGAGCATGGTGCTCTAGCAGCAGGTATAAGTGGTAACGGTCCAGCAGTTACTGCAATCACTGATAGCGAGAGCAAGGCTAAGGATATAGCATATGTATGGCAGAACTACGGAGAGGTTATAAGGAGTAAGGCAAGTAATGAGAAGGCAGTGGTGAGCATGGTTGAGGGATAG
- a CDS encoding aminotransferase class I/II-fold pyridoxal phosphate-dependent enzyme → MSNELDELRADIRSLTEDLARLLSKRLDIARRIGMVKRMHGLGIVDTKAEDELRNHILSMCDALSLDRIFVNRILNLLFAESTRVQEAMYEEMGRGREGERMGGDGATTATTTTVATNTTTTVVGRDSPRIRPVDVFSKARMLERMGREIIHMEIGEPRLTIPSKVRQSLIDALDKGRYHYTESKGIEELRSAMADMLNARYSASLSKDDVIVTPGGRFAVYLAMLASLKPGDEVLVVEPAWPAYIDIAEFIGVKVRRLSTRLEDGWSIDVEKLKSIINQNTRMIILNYPNNPTGKMIEKDTLDAIVDVARSKGMMILSDEVYADLAFKEFTSILSYNDDKIIMVSSFSKGPSMTGFRIGYAATTSRQIIEGMSRLQSMMLTCVAEPIQYSALAALSSMDDVKRNAEIIKSRLDLICRRLMDMPLSFYRPDGAMYVFAKVDLNCDMKRFVDALLERGVAVAPGSGFGSCYDRFIRISAGVDERLLSIGLDIIKDVLEKVSGVEEQGKATM, encoded by the coding sequence ATGAGCAATGAACTTGATGAGCTTAGGGCAGATATAAGGAGCCTAACAGAGGATCTTGCTAGGTTGCTGAGCAAGAGGTTAGATATTGCAAGGAGGATAGGCATGGTGAAGAGGATGCATGGTCTTGGGATAGTTGATACAAAGGCAGAGGATGAGTTGAGAAATCATATACTGAGCATGTGTGATGCTCTATCCCTTGATAGAATATTCGTTAACAGGATACTAAACCTACTGTTTGCAGAGTCAACAAGGGTGCAGGAGGCTATGTATGAAGAGATGGGTAGAGGAAGGGAGGGGGAAAGAATGGGAGGAGATGGGGCTACTACTGCTACTACAACAACAGTTGCTACTAATACTACTACAACTGTTGTAGGTAGAGATTCACCAAGGATAAGACCAGTGGATGTATTCTCCAAAGCAAGGATGCTTGAGCGAATGGGAAGGGAGATAATACACATGGAGATAGGGGAGCCAAGGCTTACCATCCCATCCAAGGTTAGGCAGTCGCTCATAGATGCGTTGGATAAGGGAAGGTACCATTACACTGAGAGCAAGGGTATAGAGGAGTTAAGATCTGCAATGGCAGATATGCTCAATGCTAGATACAGTGCATCATTAAGCAAGGATGATGTAATCGTTACTCCTGGAGGGAGGTTCGCAGTATACCTTGCAATGCTAGCATCGTTGAAGCCAGGGGATGAGGTGCTTGTTGTAGAGCCAGCATGGCCTGCATACATCGATATTGCTGAGTTCATAGGGGTAAAGGTAAGGAGGTTAAGTACAAGGCTGGAGGATGGATGGAGTATAGATGTTGAGAAGTTAAAGAGCATAATAAACCAAAATACAAGGATGATCATCCTTAACTATCCAAACAACCCTACTGGTAAGATGATAGAGAAGGATACCCTAGATGCTATAGTTGACGTTGCAAGGAGCAAAGGCATGATGATACTGAGCGATGAGGTATACGCTGATCTTGCATTCAAGGAGTTCACAAGCATCCTCTCCTACAATGATGATAAGATCATAATGGTATCATCTTTCTCAAAGGGTCCATCGATGACTGGCTTCAGGATAGGTTATGCTGCTACTACATCAAGGCAGATTATAGAGGGGATGAGCAGGTTGCAGAGTATGATGCTTACATGCGTTGCAGAGCCTATACAGTACTCTGCACTTGCTGCACTCTCCAGTATGGATGATGTTAAGAGGAATGCTGAAATAATAAAGTCAAGGCTTGATCTTATATGCAGAAGGCTCATGGATATGCCATTATCCTTCTATAGGCCAGATGGAGCAATGTACGTCTTTGCTAAGGTTGATCTCAACTGTGATATGAAGAGGTTTGTAGATGCGCTACTTGAGAGGGGTGTTGCAGTTGCTCCAGGGAGTGGATTCGGCTCTTGCTATGATAGGTTCATAAGGATATCAGCAGGAGTGGATGAGAGGCTTCTTAGTATAGGGCTTGATATAATCAAGGATGTGCTAGAGAAGGTTAGTGGTGTAGAGGAGCAAGGAAAGGCTACGATGTGA
- the aroA gene encoding 3-phosphoshikimate 1-carboxyvinyltransferase, translating to MRDSVEVRRSRIDGSIVCPPSKSYTHRAIVVSSLVDDGKASIVRNALLARDTNATIHGCRVLGSYIGLEDDGYGGGSSRITSSSTRDSIGNASGGSEGNRGSRGRMLIVYGRREFTLGYREIDAENSGTTIRILAAVSALVKEGSTLLYGDSSLNRRPMQPLLDALKQLGVQCRSLADGTPPLLINGHGIEGGEARITGSISSQFISALLIPSVYARHDVVLSIMGEQVSRPYIDSTIAVMRAFSARVDNDDYKHYSIARQEYKHTNFTVPGDFSSAAIMLAAGALAGGSVRVEGLDFTLPQGDSRIVDILRDMGARIHVDTGRGMVHVEESMLDGGAFNLADTPDLLPVVAILALKSKGRVEIRGVTHARFKETDRIANLARELSKFGAVVKELDDGLIITPPKVLKNAMLESYDDHRLFMVLCIASMLTEHSIVRGLSSVDVSYPSFLDDLVRIGADVRIID from the coding sequence TTGAGGGATAGCGTTGAGGTTAGGCGTTCAAGGATAGATGGTAGTATAGTATGCCCTCCAAGCAAGAGCTATACGCATAGAGCAATCGTTGTCTCTTCCCTAGTTGATGATGGCAAAGCATCCATAGTAAGGAATGCACTCCTTGCTAGGGATACCAATGCAACTATACATGGATGCAGGGTACTTGGCTCCTACATAGGACTTGAGGATGATGGGTATGGTGGTGGTAGTAGTAGGATTACTAGCAGCAGTACTCGTGATAGCATTGGTAATGCTAGCGGGGGTAGCGAGGGTAACAGGGGTAGCAGGGGCAGGATGCTCATAGTTTATGGAAGAAGGGAGTTTACACTTGGCTATAGAGAGATAGATGCTGAAAACTCTGGCACAACAATAAGGATACTTGCAGCTGTATCAGCATTAGTCAAGGAAGGGAGTACACTACTCTATGGCGACTCTAGCCTCAATAGGAGGCCTATGCAACCACTGCTAGATGCGTTGAAGCAGTTGGGAGTACAATGCCGGTCACTTGCAGATGGCACCCCTCCATTACTCATCAATGGGCATGGTATTGAGGGGGGAGAGGCAAGGATAACTGGTAGCATATCAAGCCAGTTCATCTCTGCACTGCTTATACCATCTGTATATGCAAGGCATGATGTGGTGTTGAGCATCATGGGAGAGCAGGTGTCAAGGCCGTACATAGACTCAACAATAGCAGTTATGAGAGCATTCTCAGCAAGAGTTGATAACGATGATTACAAGCATTATAGCATAGCAAGACAGGAGTACAAGCATACCAACTTTACAGTACCAGGGGACTTTTCTAGTGCTGCAATAATGCTTGCTGCTGGTGCCCTTGCTGGTGGGAGTGTTAGGGTTGAAGGCTTGGACTTTACACTACCACAGGGTGACTCTAGGATAGTTGATATACTGAGGGATATGGGTGCTAGGATACATGTTGATACTGGGAGAGGTATGGTACATGTTGAGGAGAGCATGCTTGATGGTGGAGCGTTCAACCTTGCTGATACACCAGATCTCCTCCCAGTTGTTGCTATACTAGCATTAAAGAGCAAGGGGAGAGTTGAGATAAGGGGGGTTACACATGCAAGGTTCAAGGAGACAGATAGGATAGCAAACCTTGCTAGGGAGTTAAGCAAGTTTGGGGCTGTTGTAAAAGAGTTGGATGATGGTCTTATCATAACCCCTCCAAAGGTTCTCAAGAATGCTATGCTAGAGTCTTATGATGATCATAGGCTGTTCATGGTACTCTGCATAGCATCCATGCTTACAGAGCACTCAATAGTTAGAGGGCTTAGCAGCGTTGATGTCTCATATCCATCGTTCCTAGATGATCTTGTAAGGATAGGTGCAGATGTTAGGATCATAGACTGA
- a CDS encoding prephenate dehydrogenase/arogenate dehydrogenase family protein produces the protein MKITIIGAGGRMGSWFTRYFYMRGYSLYINDIDDNALQALSSILLEGKDVAGGGREVEGRGERGEERITIVNSSLLNDVKSNYTSSSTYTILNNSDLIMLSLPMDMMPKAIYRVARYMHRGSILVEISSLKHDVHRALRDAVERYGVKPLSLHPLFGPGADINASNRFVLIPVIDGMEEENIAREIFPNATLIRVDDVDEHDRAMALVLGMVYAMNVAFAGLLDCKDIALCKELAGSTFTLQSLIFEGILNDDPRLFSSLLMNRHVKRYLKRFIAGNEHLLSCIDTRDRDALERIYNKVKHKIASCTDIEGSYRLMYMLLKEISGKRWVEGMKERGE, from the coding sequence ATGAAGATAACCATAATAGGCGCTGGAGGAAGGATGGGTTCATGGTTTACAAGGTACTTCTACATGAGAGGGTATAGCCTATACATCAACGATATAGATGATAACGCTCTACAAGCATTATCATCTATATTGCTTGAGGGTAAAGATGTTGCTGGGGGAGGAAGAGAAGTAGAAGGAAGAGGAGAAAGGGGAGAAGAGAGGATAACCATAGTCAACTCATCACTACTCAATGATGTTAAGAGCAATTATACCTCATCATCTACTTATACAATCCTTAACAACTCAGATCTAATCATGCTCTCCCTCCCTATGGATATGATGCCAAAGGCCATATACAGAGTAGCAAGGTACATGCATAGAGGCTCCATACTTGTAGAGATATCATCACTCAAGCATGATGTGCATAGAGCGTTAAGGGATGCTGTAGAGAGGTATGGTGTAAAGCCACTCTCATTGCATCCACTCTTTGGTCCTGGTGCTGATATCAATGCATCCAACAGGTTTGTACTCATCCCTGTAATTGATGGAATGGAGGAGGAGAATATTGCAAGGGAGATATTCCCTAATGCTACACTCATCAGGGTTGATGATGTTGATGAGCATGATAGAGCAATGGCTCTAGTCTTAGGCATGGTATATGCAATGAACGTAGCATTTGCTGGTCTACTTGACTGCAAGGATATAGCACTATGCAAAGAACTTGCAGGAAGCACGTTTACACTTCAATCACTCATATTCGAAGGTATACTTAACGATGATCCAAGGCTATTCTCATCTCTACTCATGAATAGGCATGTTAAGCGCTACCTTAAGAGGTTCATAGCAGGTAATGAGCATCTCCTTTCCTGTATAGATACTAGGGATAGGGATGCGCTTGAGAGGATCTATAACAAGGTAAAGCATAAGATAGCATCATGCACTGATATAGAGGGTTCATATAGGCTCATGTACATGCTGCTGAAGGAGATTAGCGGTAAGAGATGGGTGGAAGGGATGAAGGAGAGAGGAGAGTAG
- a CDS encoding DNA-methyltransferase: MLRCRSNNIMKIDEDHTIVFDDFHNVELDEKADMIFADPPFGIEFKANMATYNRSPDALSYVEIPSKEYPAFIKSLVGWCYTNLKDDGSMWLVSGWNNLRHVLDAVDDVGFITLNHVIWKYQFGVFTRKRFVTSHYHLLLLVKDKDRYTFNKPEHYAEDVWIIKRPYKHGEATAGNELPDELVERCIYTSSNKGDLVVDPVLGSGTTMKACRKMGRRCIGIEINPALEARIVRKLALHISNDNENMKLHDVNLSL, encoded by the coding sequence ATGCTCAGGTGTAGATCAAACAATATTATGAAGATAGATGAGGATCATACCATAGTATTTGATGACTTTCATAATGTTGAACTTGATGAGAAGGCAGATATGATATTTGCTGATCCTCCATTTGGGATAGAGTTCAAGGCAAACATGGCAACATACAACAGGAGCCCAGATGCATTATCATACGTTGAGATACCAAGCAAAGAGTACCCAGCATTCATAAAGAGCCTTGTTGGGTGGTGCTATACTAACCTTAAGGATGATGGGAGTATGTGGCTAGTCTCAGGTTGGAACAATCTTAGACATGTGCTTGATGCTGTTGATGATGTAGGGTTCATAACACTGAACCATGTTATATGGAAGTACCAGTTTGGTGTATTTACACGCAAGAGGTTTGTAACATCCCACTACCATCTCCTGCTTCTTGTAAAGGATAAGGATAGATACACGTTCAACAAGCCAGAACATTATGCTGAGGATGTATGGATTATAAAGAGACCATATAAGCATGGTGAGGCTACTGCTGGCAATGAACTTCCAGATGAGTTGGTTGAGAGATGCATATACACATCATCAAACAAGGGCGATCTGGTTGTTGATCCAGTACTTGGCTCTGGCACAACCATGAAAGCATGTAGGAAGATGGGTAGGAGGTGTATAGGGATAGAGATAAACCCTGCACTTGAAGCAAGGATTGTGAGAAAACTTGCTCTACATATCTCTAATGATAATGAAAATATGAAGTTACACGATGTAAATCTCAGTCTATGA